The following proteins come from a genomic window of Planctomycetota bacterium:
- a CDS encoding glycoside hydrolase family 130 protein: MTATTDLFQRVADKPVLNVADYPGVAQLYNPAPAKIGDEFILLVSVVDHVTDEPGRDVGQTRVARSKDGVNFELSNGNFIPHDSTAEPYALFHHYIDNRVTPLEGWHYIVTPVMIRGWESPVGVLGRTKDFSPGSYERLGVITQPKNRGASLFPEKINGKYHKLDRPGGGVGSNGEIWMSSSPDLLHWGDYRPVLQPNYKFWNMNKMGPTPPIRTDAGWLEIVHGVFIPAGGACYYVGAVLLDLDEPWKVIGKTQSYLMCPQLPWERSGNCDNVVFPCGVLPDYEKDELRLYYGAADMNVGLAIAKLSDVVDACVRGL, from the coding sequence ATGACCGCCACCACAGATCTGTTCCAACGCGTTGCCGACAAGCCGGTACTTAACGTCGCCGACTACCCCGGCGTCGCGCAGCTTTACAACCCCGCACCGGCGAAGATCGGCGACGAGTTCATCCTCCTAGTGAGCGTGGTCGACCACGTCACCGACGAACCCGGTCGGGACGTCGGCCAGACGCGCGTCGCACGCAGCAAGGACGGCGTGAACTTCGAGCTGTCGAACGGCAACTTCATCCCGCACGACAGCACCGCCGAGCCGTACGCGCTCTTCCATCACTACATCGACAACCGTGTGACGCCGCTCGAAGGCTGGCACTACATCGTCACGCCCGTGATGATCCGTGGCTGGGAGAGCCCGGTCGGCGTGCTCGGTCGGACGAAGGACTTCTCGCCCGGCAGCTACGAACGCCTCGGCGTGATCACCCAGCCCAAGAATCGCGGCGCGTCGTTGTTTCCCGAGAAGATCAACGGCAAATACCACAAGCTCGATCGTCCCGGCGGGGGTGTGGGGTCCAACGGCGAAATCTGGATGAGCAGCTCGCCGGACCTCTTGCATTGGGGCGACTACCGCCCGGTGCTTCAGCCGAACTACAAGTTTTGGAACATGAACAAGATGGGCCCGACTCCGCCGATCCGCACCGATGCGGGTTGGCTGGAAATCGTCCATGGCGTGTTCATTCCCGCCGGCGGGGCGTGCTACTACGTCGGTGCCGTGCTGCTCGATCTGGACGAGCCGTGGAAGGTCATCGGCAAGACGCAGAGTTACCTCATGTGCCCGCAGCTTCCGTGGGAGCGCAGCGGCAACTGCGACAACGTCGTATTCCCTTGCGGCGTGTTGCCGGACTACGAAAAGGACGAACTACGGCTGTACTACGGCGCGGCCGACATGAACGTCGGGCTGGCCATCGCCAAGCTCAGCGATGTCGTCGACGCCTGCGTGCGCGGCCTCTGA